TGATTCAACAAAGGACTTTGATTTACTTCAAAAGTATGAAGAACTTTTAACTGATTCAAGATCACAAACATTAAACCAAAATGAATTTTTTAAAGCCGATGGAACTTTTCATAATTATTTGAAAAGTATTAATTCCTTTGTTCTTGATCTTCTTTCTCAATTGGCTAATGATTCACTTCAATTTAAAAATTTTACCGAATCATCTAACACTAGTTTTGGAAGCAGAATGTTAGGAATCTTAAGAGATATAGAAAAATCAGGCAAAGTAGTCGAAAATTTTAAATGACAAGCAAATATTAAAAGCGATTATGCTAAAGTTGCAAATTTAATGGCCAATTTAGCTAATTCACAATGAAATGAAGAGACAGACTCAAATTTTGTTGTTTATGATCTTCATGATGAAGATGATGATCATCAAGAAAATAACAATCATGCACACTCACATGCCTTAGGCAATATGTCTTTTGAAATGGCTAAAATAATTAGAACTTTAAATAAAGATGAATACAATAATTTGTATAAAGAAAACAAAAATTCTCTTTTACAAGCTATTAATGATGCTATTACAAAAGAAAGTGATCAAGGTCAACAAAAAGAACTTAGAGAGTTCAAAAATAAAATTAATTTAGTATTTTCAAAATATGAAACTTTAATTGCTTTTAATTACAATTTATTGAATACTTTTGCTCAATCATTACGTAAAGAAATTGAATCAGTAAAAACTATCTTAACAGATGTAGCTAATTTAGTTCCTTTATCTAACGAAATTATTGCAACTTTATTTCCAAATCCTAGACTTGCAAATAATTCAGAAGCATAAGATTTCCTTTGTGAAATCTTTTTTTATTAACGAAAGCAAAATAAAACATTTAAATAATGGAGTAAAATCAAAATATGCAAACAACTAATGTATATAAATTGCAAAGAAAAATGATCGAGAAAAATAAACTTTTATCTTTTAAAGAAAGAATTTCACTTTTAATTAAATTAAAAAGTCTAATAGAAAATAATATAGAAAATATCCAAAATGCCCTTAAAATAGACTTAAACAAATCAGCATATGAAAGTTATCTTACAGAAATTGGATTAGTTTTAAAAGAATTAAATTTAGCAATTAATAAACTGAAAAAATGAATGAAACCAAAAAAAGTTAAAAGAAATTTTTTAACTATTACTGCTAAACAAAGAATAATTTATGAACCTTTGGGTCAAGTGTTAATTATTAGCCCTTGAAACTATCCTTTTTATTTATCAATTATTCCTCTTATTGGTGCATTAGCCGCAGGGAATAGAGTAATTATTAAACCATCTGAATTTAGTCAAACAACAAGCAATTTATTAGCTAATTTAATTAATGATAATTTGAATTCAGAGTATATTTTTGTATCTAAAACACCTTTGGAAGAAGTTCTGTGATTATTGGATCAAAAATTTGATTTAATCTTTTTTACTGGTAATTCAAACATTGCAAAAAGTGTTGCAGAAAAAGCAGCAAAAAATCTTACTCCTTTAGTTTTGGAATTAGGCGGAAAAAGTCCAGTAATTTTAGACCAAAACATCAATTTTGAATTAGTTGCTAAAAAAATTGCACAAACTAAATTATTAAGTAACGGCCAAACTTGTATTGGACCTGATTATGTTTTTGTTCATAAAAAAGATGCAAATCTTTTCTTAAATTTAATTAACAACTTTTTACAAAAACAACTTAAACATAGTGATAGAGCAAAAATTATTTCTTTAAAACATTTAGAAAGAATTGAAAAAATAGCACCTAAAGAAATAATTTTTGATAAAACAAATTGCCAAGTAGAAGCTAAAGCATTTCTTGCTTCATTAAATGACTCCATTATGCAAGAAGAGATTTTTGCCCCGCTTTTACCTGTTATTGAATATGAAAATATAGAGGATGTTTTAAATTACATCAATCATAAAGAAAAACCATTAAGTCTTTATTTATTTAGCAAAAATAAAAAAATACAAAAATTGGTTGCTAAAAATACTTCTTCTGGATCTTTTGTTGTTAATGATATTTTAAGTCAACTTACTAATCATCACTTACCTTTTGGTGGAGTTGGAAATTCAGGTTATGGAAGATACCATGGATTCGAAAGTTTCAAAACTTTTAGCAATCCTAAGAGTATTTTTGTTAATAAATTATTTTCAAATCCTCTTTTAGAAGCACCTTTTGAAGATTGAAAATTTAAAATTATTAAAAAATTTTTAAAGTAAAAGCCTATAAAAAAGCTAAAAAATGAAAATTAAATTTATAATTTAATTACAACAATTTATACATTTTTATTTTAAGGAGAAAAATGACACCACATATTAATGCAAAAAAAGAAGATGTTGCCAAGTTAGTAATTATGCCTGGTGACCCATTAAGAGCTAAATACATTGCTGAAACATACTTAGAAGACTATAAATTAGTCAATGAAGTGAGAAACATGTATATGTATACAGGTTACTATAATGGTAAAAAGGTAACTGTTGCTGGTTCTGGTATGGGTTGTCCATCTATTGGAATTTACAGTTATGAATTATTCAAATTTTATGATGTTGACAAAATAATTAGAATTGGAACAACAGGTGCTTATTTAGCTGATGTTAAACTTTACGAAACACTTTTAGCAGATTCTGTTTATGCAGACAACGGTTTTTTTAGAGAAGCAATGTTAGGCAAAAATGAACAAATTGCTTTACCAGATCAATCATTAAATGAGGAAATTAAAAATAAAGCGAAAGAATTAAACATTCCTTTAACTATCGGTAGAATTCATTCAAGTGATATTTTCTATTCAAATATTCCACTTGAAGAAAGAATTAAAAAATCACAAGCTATCGCTGTTGAAATGGAATCTTTTGCATTATTTACCAATGCAGAAGCCTTAGGTAAAAAAGCAGCTTGTTTATTAACGGTTAGTGACAATATAATTACCCATGAAGAAACATCTCCTGAAGAGAGACAAAAAGCTTTCACCAACATGATGAAAATAGCTTTATCATTAGCATAAAAGGAAAAAATGCGTGCAGTTGATTTAATAGAAAAAAAACGTTTTAATCAAAGTTTAACTAAAGAAGAAATTGATTTTTTTATTACTAACTATGTCAAAGGTTTAATTCCAGATTACCAAATGTCAGCCTTTTTGATGGCAGTTGTTTTTAATGGAATGAAAAATGACGAATTAGCCTATTTTACTAAGGTAATGATGCACTCAGGTAAAACTATTGATCTTAGCGCAATTGATGGTATTAAAGTTGATAAACATTCTACAGGTGGAGTTGGAGATAAAACTACTTTAGCTGTTGCGCCAATTTTAGCTGCTTTAGATGTTCCTGTTGCAAAAATGTCTGGCAGAGGTTTAGGACATACAGGTGGTACTATTGACAAACTTGAGTCAATTACTGGATTTAGTGTTGAATTAAGTGAAGAAGATTTTATTAAACAAGTCAAAGAACACAAAATTGCAGTTATGGGACAAAGTAATGAATTAGTTCCTGCTGATAAATTACTTTATGCTCTTAGAGATGTTACAGGAACTGTCCAATCAATTCATTTAATTGCTTCAAGTATAATGTCGAAAAAATTAGCAACAGGTGCTGATGCAATTCTTTTAGATGTTAAATGTGGAAATGGTGCGTTCATGAAAAATCTAGAAGAAGCTAAAGAATTAGCTACTGCGATGATTAATATAGGTAAAGAATTAAATGTTGATGTAAGAGCTGAAATTACAAACATGAATCGCCCTATTGGTAGAGAAATTGGTAATAAGAACGAAGTTTTAGAAGCTTTAAGGACTTTAGAAAACAATGGACCTGAAGATTTCAAAGAATTAGTTTATTCTTCATGTGCAACAATTATGCTACAAGCTAAAAAAGCTCAAACATATGAAGAAGCTCTAGTGAAAGTTGATGAAGTAGTTAAAAACGGTAAAGCAAAAGCCAAATTTAAAGAATTTATTGAATTACAAGGCGGAAATTTTGCTGAACTTGAAAAAAATGATTTTTGAAATCCAAAATATAAACTTGAAATTAAATACGATGGCGATAAAAGTGCTTATCTAGATGTTTTTGATTCACTTACTTTTGGTAAAGTCGCAATGAAATTAGGCGCCGGAAGAGCAACAAAACAAGATGTAATTGATTTTGAAGCTGGTATTACGTTAAACAAAAAAACAAATGAACTTGTACAACCTGGTGAAACTATGTTTACTTTATTTTCATCAAAAGAAATAGATCCTTCATTAGTTGAAGAATTAAAACAGGCTTACAAATTTAATAATCAACCAGTTGAAAATAAAATAATTTTAGCTAAATTAGCATAAGGAGAAAAATGCAGAATTACAATAGAATGATAGATCACACTTACTTAAAGCCCGAAGCAACACAAAAAGAAATTGATAAATTATTGAATGAGGCACTTAAATACAACTTTAAAACTGTTTGTCTAAATAGTTCATGAATTAAGTATGCTAAAGAAAAACTTGCTAATAGCCAAGTGGGAATTACAACTGTTGTTGTTTTTCCACTTGGAGCATCAATTTCAGCAGTTAAAGCTTTTGAAGCAAGTGAAGCAATCAAATTAGGTGCTGATGAAATTGATATGGTTATTAATATTGGTAAATTAAAAGAGAAAGATTATGAATATGTTCTAAACGATATTAAAGAAGTAAAAAAAGCATGCGGTAATCATATTCTAAAAGTTATTGTGGAATGTGCTTTATTAACTAAAGAAGAATTAGAAAAAGTAACAGAAATTGTAGTTAATTCAGGTGCAGAATTCATTAAAACATCAACTGGTTTTTCAACTCGTGGAGCAATTTTAGAAGATATTCAAACTATGAAAAAAATTACTCAGGACAAAATTTCAATTAAAGCAGCAGGTGGAATTTCAACTTTAAATGATTTGATACAAATGTATCAAGCTGGTGCTACAAGATTTGGAACATCAAGATCAGTTTCAATTTTAGAAAATCTAGAAAGTGATAAAAATTCTTATTAATTAATATTATTAAATACTCACTTGGGTGTGAGTATTTTTTTTATTTAACGCGTTAAAATAAACTAATTATGAAAAAGACAATAAATTTTTTTGAGATGTTTGCGGGTATTGGGGCCCAGCACAAAGCTTTTAAAAATCTAGAAAATAAATTAAAGATTAAAACCAACTCATTAGGAACTTGTGATTTTTATATCGATGCAATTGTTGCATATATGCTTATGCATCACGGAACTTTGGAAAGAGAAACTGAATTTTCTGTAGAACAAATGATTTCTTTGTTAAATAAACAAAATTTTTCCTCTAATTCTAAAAATGTTATATCAAAAAATTATTTCAAAAGAATGCATGAAAATAAATTAAGAAAAATTTTTCCTTATCTTTTTGCTTACGTAAACAATGATTATTTTTACCAAAAATATTCTTTGAAAAATAAATTGAGAGAGAGAGAGAGAGAGAGCAAGCGGAACAGATATACGTAAATATTCTCGCCTGCCTAAACAATTAGATGTTTTAACCTATTCATTTCCTTGTCAAGATTTAAGCCAGCAAGGAAAACAAAAAGGAATAACAAAACACACAAGATCAGGTTTACTTTATGAAATTGAAAGAATTTTAAATGTAAATTTAGATAGATTACCGAAAGTATTAATTCTTGAAAATGTAAAAGCCCTCGCTAACAATAAATTCATTAATGATTTTCAATCATGAATTGAAACATTAAATAAATTAGGTTATAAATCAGCATGAAAAATAATAAATTCTCGTAACTATGGATCATCACAAAATCGTGAAAGAGTTTTCATGGTTTCTATTTTGGGTGATAAAACATTTGAATTTCCCCAGCAAAATAAAACAGACAAAAAATTAACTGAAATTATTAATTTGAATTATGAACATAAAGATTTAAATTATTTATTAAAGAAATATAGTTTTAAACCATTTTATGAAACTAAAAATGGAATCAAAAAATCAAAATTAGAAAATTATTCTTCTTTCAATAGTGAAGCGTATATTTATAAAATAGATGGTTATGGGCCAACTTTAACTGCTAGCGGAGCCAATTCTCGATTAAAATTTTTTCATAATAATAATTTATTTGCAATGAATGCTATTGAGAGTTATCTCTACATGGGATTTGACTTAAATGATGCAAAAATAGTTAAAGAAAGCAAATTAATAACTGAAAGTAAAATGATTTTTACGGCAGGTAATTCAATTAGTGTTGAAGTATTGGAAGCAATTTTTGAAAAGTTAATTAGAGAATATATTTAAAAATGAAATTCAATGTAGATCTTTTTGAAAATTTGCAAAAATTTAATTTCCAACTTCATTCCAAAGTAAATTCAAAAAATGTTTTCAAAGCTAATTTAACTTGTTACTTTTCACAATTTGGATCACTGTTGTACTGAAATATAGAATTATTAGAAAATACAACTCTTGATTTATGTTCTACTCCAAATTGATTTAAAAATAAAAACCACAACTTTGAACAAAGAAATATTTTTTTACAACTGCTAAACTATAAACAAATACCAAGAAAAACAAGATCATCTAAAGAGAATATTGTGTTAAATTCAAATGAACTAAAAATTTTAAATAAATGATTTAAAGAGGAATATTTTGGGAGTATTAAAAATATTGGTGCTTTATTAAAAGGCAATAATCCAGCAGGTTCTTATCATCAACCATTTAGTTCTGAAATCAAAACTAATATTAAAAAAATTGAAAATAATTTAATTATGTTTATAGATATTTTAAACACATCATTGACCAAAGAAATTAAAAAAATGGTAAATACAAAACAATTAAATTTAGATAATTATTTAAGTGAAAAACCAATGGAATTTGAAGAATTTATTAATTCCTTAGATGATAACTCTGCAATTAAAGCAACTTTTGAATTTGTTGAAAGTGAAAAAGTTTTATCCTTAAAAAATACAATTGAAAGAAAAAAATTTAATGAACTTAAAAAACTTATTAAAAGTAAAATAGATAATTTTTCTCAAATTGAGGAATATGTTGCTAATGAATGTACCAAGGCAAGAAGCAAATTGAAAAAAATAGTGCAAATTTTTCAATGAGAAAAATTTATGAAAACTGAAAATGCACATATTTATCCTGTTTATTTAATTAAAAGAGAGACTTTGGATTTTTTAAAGAATGAATATTTAAAAAATCAAAGTGATTTTTTTAGAGAGAAATTAAATTTTTTAATAAAAAAACTTAATTTAAATAATAAACTAAGCGAAATTTATGATATTAATAATTTTTTAAATTTACCTCCAAATTTGCACAAACTTTATGACACCAAAAAATTCTTTTGAGACTATAAAAAAGGTGAATTAACATTTATTAATAATCAAATTTCAAATTCAGATAAAACTCTTTTGCTTCAACATGCAAAAGTTATTGATAATTTGAATGATAAAATGCAAAAATATTTAAAAAAATATCAAGATTTTTTAAAATTTTAAAATAAAAACATCTTCGTGTTTAAAAGATGTTTTTATTTCTTTTTACCTAAAGGTTTTTCAGTTTTATTAAGTAATCTTTTAATGTTTGAATGGTGCATGCTAATTACCAAAATTGCACTAAGTAAAATGATAATTGGAGTTACATATCAGTAAGGCGATAAAGTTGTTAATGAATTATTCAAAATAACAAAATTTAATCATGAACCCAAGCTTCCTTGTATCATTCAAGGAATAAAGGCAAAAGGAACCACAACAGCAGCTGTTGAAATAGAAGCTAGAGAAACAATTCTTTTAACTAAAACGACTATAAAAAAGACACTAACACCAATTATAAATAAAATTAAATTTGTTCCTAATAATAAACCTGTTGAACAAGCGATACCTTTTCCACCTTTAAATTTAAATCAACATGGAAAAATGTGTCCAACAATAGTTCCGAATCCAATAACTTGCGGTGAAATGTAGTATTTTAAGCCTAACTGAATCAAAGGACCATTCATAAGTGCAGCTAAAATAATTACCGCTAAAAAGGTTTTAAGAAAATCAATAACAAAAACAATTAAAGCCGTATTAATACCAAAAGTTCTTAATGTATTTGTTGCTCCAGCATTTTTACTGTGATATTTTCTTACGTCATCACCTTTAAAAAAGCGACTTATGATAATTGAAGTATTAAGCGAACCTATGAAAAAATATCCTAAGAAGAAGAATGCTAAATTTAGTAATATTGCATAAAAAATTGTCATTTTTATCCCTTATAAAGAATTAATTTGTTATTTGGTCTATAACCACGACCTTCTTTAGCTTGTTCTTTACCATTGAGCATAGTTGCATCTGCAGAAAATGAGCAAATTAATTTAAAAATGCTTTGTCCTACTCCATAAAAATCTACCGGAGTTTTAGTTTCTTCAAATTTAGAAATTTTTTCGTTATTAAAACCTGAAGATACAACAATTTTAACATTCTTAGCACCCATTGAATCTAAAGCTTTACGAAGATTTTTTATTTGTTGTGGATTAACACCATAATATTCTGAGGAATCTTCTAAGTTATCAAACATATGATCCTTCATGTTTTTTGAAGTATCAATTCTAACACCTCACATTTTTTCACCCAAGACTTCATATGCTTCTTGCGCTTGTTTTATTACATTATTGTGATAATCAATAAGAGCAATAATTTTATCTTCTGGAAAAACTTTAAGATATGCTAGCATGGCTTGTTTTAAATCTCCATCAAAATTTTGAATTAAAGCATGTGGAATTGATCCAAATGGACTTATGTTTTTAGTTGTATTTTGTGCTAAAGTTGAAACAATTTCAACTCCACCTAATTTAACAGCTTGTCCATCTCTTTCTTGCATTAGATAATGATCCATACGATCGCCCATAAAAATAACTGGTTTACCTTTTGCGGCTTGTACGCAACGATATGCATTAGTTGCAAGTGAAGTAAAACGTGCTAAAATTCCATCAATCATGCCTTCAAATTTACCGAAATCTTGATATCTACCTTCTAGTTCTAAAACAACTTCTAAAGCGCTTATTTTACTTCCTTCCGGTAAATATTTAATTGAATATTTTGACAAGTCTGTATGATTTTTTAAAAGTTCCAAAACTTCGTTCATTCCACCTAAAATGGCTTCATCTTGTCTTTGGAAAAATTGCAATTTTATTATGTTGTTTGGATTAATTGTTTCAATAATTTTGCTTGTTTTATGAAAATATGAAGCAATGTATTTATCTAAATTATTCATTTTTGCACCTATAAATCATTAATTATCGTTTGTAAATAAATTTTATTGTTTTAATATTTTATATTAAAAACACTTTTTTATAGTTAAAAAAGCGACAGTAAAAATAAAAAAGGCAATTGTCTTGCTCTTTTAAAG
This Mycoplasmopsis columbina DNA region includes the following protein-coding sequences:
- a CDS encoding MAG5150 family histidine triad lipoprotein, whose protein sequence is MKKIKTFFLTLSAPLTLSVLAASCTQSSDDTSNKNKNVLLINKLKEYQTKLENLKINYSYDSVENKVIFEQYDNSNNSNVLTLLKNILLSVLDSEKIYGQKILGSGIDSTKDFDLLQKYEELLTDSRSQTLNQNEFFKADGTFHNYLKSINSFVLDLLSQLANDSLQFKNFTESSNTSFGSRMLGILRDIEKSGKVVENFKWQANIKSDYAKVANLMANLANSQWNEETDSNFVVYDLHDEDDDHQENNNHAHSHALGNMSFEMAKIIRTLNKDEYNNLYKENKNSLLQAINDAITKESDQGQQKELREFKNKINLVFSKYETLIAFNYNLLNTFAQSLRKEIESVKTILTDVANLVPLSNEIIATLFPNPRLANNSEA
- a CDS encoding aldehyde dehydrogenase family protein — translated: MQTTNVYKLQRKMIEKNKLLSFKERISLLIKLKSLIENNIENIQNALKIDLNKSAYESYLTEIGLVLKELNLAINKLKKWMKPKKVKRNFLTITAKQRIIYEPLGQVLIISPWNYPFYLSIIPLIGALAAGNRVIIKPSEFSQTTSNLLANLINDNLNSEYIFVSKTPLEEVLWLLDQKFDLIFFTGNSNIAKSVAEKAAKNLTPLVLELGGKSPVILDQNINFELVAKKIAQTKLLSNGQTCIGPDYVFVHKKDANLFLNLINNFLQKQLKHSDRAKIISLKHLERIEKIAPKEIIFDKTNCQVEAKAFLASLNDSIMQEEIFAPLLPVIEYENIEDVLNYINHKEKPLSLYLFSKNKKIQKLVAKNTSSGSFVVNDILSQLTNHHLPFGGVGNSGYGRYHGFESFKTFSNPKSIFVNKLFSNPLLEAPFEDWKFKIIKKFLK
- the deoD gene encoding purine-nucleoside phosphorylase, whose product is MTPHINAKKEDVAKLVIMPGDPLRAKYIAETYLEDYKLVNEVRNMYMYTGYYNGKKVTVAGSGMGCPSIGIYSYELFKFYDVDKIIRIGTTGAYLADVKLYETLLADSVYADNGFFREAMLGKNEQIALPDQSLNEEIKNKAKELNIPLTIGRIHSSDIFYSNIPLEERIKKSQAIAVEMESFALFTNAEALGKKAACLLTVSDNIITHEETSPEERQKAFTNMMKIALSLA
- a CDS encoding pyrimidine-nucleoside phosphorylase; the protein is MRAVDLIEKKRFNQSLTKEEIDFFITNYVKGLIPDYQMSAFLMAVVFNGMKNDELAYFTKVMMHSGKTIDLSAIDGIKVDKHSTGGVGDKTTLAVAPILAALDVPVAKMSGRGLGHTGGTIDKLESITGFSVELSEEDFIKQVKEHKIAVMGQSNELVPADKLLYALRDVTGTVQSIHLIASSIMSKKLATGADAILLDVKCGNGAFMKNLEEAKELATAMINIGKELNVDVRAEITNMNRPIGREIGNKNEVLEALRTLENNGPEDFKELVYSSCATIMLQAKKAQTYEEALVKVDEVVKNGKAKAKFKEFIELQGGNFAELEKNDFWNPKYKLEIKYDGDKSAYLDVFDSLTFGKVAMKLGAGRATKQDVIDFEAGITLNKKTNELVQPGETMFTLFSSKEIDPSLVEELKQAYKFNNQPVENKIILAKLA
- the deoC gene encoding deoxyribose-phosphate aldolase, coding for MQNYNRMIDHTYLKPEATQKEIDKLLNEALKYNFKTVCLNSSWIKYAKEKLANSQVGITTVVVFPLGASISAVKAFEASEAIKLGADEIDMVINIGKLKEKDYEYVLNDIKEVKKACGNHILKVIVECALLTKEELEKVTEIVVNSGAEFIKTSTGFSTRGAILEDIQTMKKITQDKISIKAAGGISTLNDLIQMYQAGATRFGTSRSVSILENLESDKNSY
- the dcm_N gene encoding DNA (cytosine-5-)-methyltransferase N-terminal subunit → MKKTINFFEMFAGIGAQHKAFKNLENKLKIKTNSLGTCDFYIDAIVAYMLMHHGTLERETEFSVEQMISLLNKQNFSSNSKNVISKNYFKRMHENKLRKIFPYLFAYVNNDYFYQKYSLKNKLRERERESKRNRYT
- the dcm gene encoding DNA (cytosine-5-)-methyltransferase, encoding MIIFTKNILWKINWERERERASGTDIRKYSRLPKQLDVLTYSFPCQDLSQQGKQKGITKHTRSGLLYEIERILNVNLDRLPKVLILENVKALANNKFINDFQSWIETLNKLGYKSAWKIINSRNYGSSQNRERVFMVSILGDKTFEFPQQNKTDKKLTEIINLNYEHKDLNYLLKKYSFKPFYETKNGIKKSKLENYSSFNSEAYIYKIDGYGPTLTASGANSRLKFFHNNNLFAMNAIESYLYMGFDLNDAKIVKESKLITESKMIFTAGNSISVEVLEAIFEKLIREYI
- a CDS encoding MAG4270 family putative restriction endonuclease, coding for MKFNVDLFENLQKFNFQLHSKVNSKNVFKANLTCYFSQFGSLLYWNIELLENTTLDLCSTPNWFKNKNHNFEQRNIFLQLLNYKQIPRKTRSSKENIVLNSNELKILNKWFKEEYFGSIKNIGALLKGNNPAGSYHQPFSSEIKTNIKKIENNLIMFIDILNTSLTKEIKKMVNTKQLNLDNYLSEKPMEFEEFINSLDDNSAIKATFEFVESEKVLSLKNTIERKKFNELKKLIKSKIDNFSQIEEYVANECTKARSKLKKIVQIFQWEKFMKTENAHIYPVYLIKRETLDFLKNEYLKNQSDFFREKLNFLIKKLNLNNKLSEIYDINNFLNLPPNLHKLYDTKKFFWDYKKGELTFINNQISNSDKTLLLQHAKVIDNLNDKMQKYLKKYQDFLKF
- the plsY gene encoding glycerol-3-phosphate 1-O-acyltransferase PlsY is translated as MTIFYAILLNLAFFFLGYFFIGSLNTSIIISRFFKGDDVRKYHSKNAGATNTLRTFGINTALIVFVIDFLKTFLAVIILAALMNGPLIQLGLKYYISPQVIGFGTIVGHIFPCWFKFKGGKGIACSTGLLLGTNLILFIIGVSVFFIVVLVKRIVSLASISTAAVVVPFAFIPWMIQGSLGSWLNFVILNNSLTTLSPYWYVTPIIILLSAILVISMHHSNIKRLLNKTEKPLGKKK
- a CDS encoding nicotinate phosphoribosyltransferase — its product is MNNLDKYIASYFHKTSKIIETINPNNIIKLQFFQRQDEAILGGMNEVLELLKNHTDLSKYSIKYLPEGSKISALEVVLELEGRYQDFGKFEGMIDGILARFTSLATNAYRCVQAAKGKPVIFMGDRMDHYLMQERDGQAVKLGGVEIVSTLAQNTTKNISPFGSIPHALIQNFDGDLKQAMLAYLKVFPEDKIIALIDYHNNVIKQAQEAYEVLGEKMWGVRIDTSKNMKDHMFDNLEDSSEYYGVNPQQIKNLRKALDSMGAKNVKIVVSSGFNNEKISKFEETKTPVDFYGVGQSIFKLICSFSADATMLNGKEQAKEGRGYRPNNKLILYKG